Genomic window (Granulicella arctica):
TGAAGCTGCCACCGAACACCGCAACCCTCCTATTTAATCCACGCCTGGTCCACCAGATGGTGAGTTCGCACTCTTTCATTCATCTGGAATTGCTTGCCCAGAGGCCATTTCTTGAATCTCTTGAAAGTCGTCTGCACTCTGTTGAAACGGTCGTTCGAGAGATTCTGGCGGCTGAGACCTCGCCGTTGCAGGCCGCGGTCGTAAGGAGATTTGGAGGAATCGAGCACCAACAATTCACCAGTTCGGACGAAACGCTGATTGAGTCGACATTTCAGAACCCTCACTGGTATCACGATACGAACGCACATTATCCGCTGATTATCACTGCGATGAACAAGATCGAAAGTGGCGTACTTGATGTCCCATACAACCTGTCTGACGAGAATTATGTCGCGAAACAAGGCGTCTCGAAGCGTGCGAACTGCCTCTTATACCTTGCGATCAAAACCGAAGTCCTCGCGCTCGACTCGGCTGTCGACCTAGGTGTAGAAGAAGATTTCTACATCTCGGATCTGTGGCAGATTTTGATGAAGATCTATAGCCACTCCAAATACGATGTGGCAGCATTAGAGAGCGCCTCAGGACCCCACATTCCCTTTACGCCATACTCGTACCTGCTAACCGAGATTACCTCTGATTTCGAAGATTTGATCCGGAACGCGGTAGCCGTGTCTGTTAGAAATAGCGGAGTGGCACCGCAGGATGCTTCGCCGTCGTCAACAGGAACGACGCTGGTCAAGTTCTGGTGTCTGTCAATCTGGGAGCTTATGAGCGAGCCCGGCCGCATAGATCCGGAACATCTCGATGAAATCGTTGAGCGCTACTTCCGATTCATGTTTGCAGTGGGCTGGCAGCCCTCCGAAGTACTCTACACGGGTGGACAACCTGTGCCACACTTGTTGGCGTGGAGGGGCGCCCTTTTTGAGGAACTTAAAGTCTGCACCATGAGCCCGAAGAGCGAACACTTCAATGTGCTCCACCGGGTCTTCGGCAAGCTTGACTGGGGAAAGCCGTTTATTTCGGACGGGTACGATTGGCTAAGGAGTCAACTGGGCATCCAGTTCTTTCCGTAGTAGTGGAACTCCTTCGAATCCATCGATCTCAGAGTGCCGGCACTTGCAATCACGTTGGACTTTTCTCTTTGAATTGACCAGTGCTTCTCATCTTCATTAGAGGAATGTTCAGCCCGACGCTCATTATTCTAGTGACCGTTTGAATACGTCGTAGCGGGAGTCTCCGAGCATTTCCTCGCCAGCAGAGTTTTGAGCAAACGAGCAGTTTTCCAAGATCGCCAAGTGGTTTCGCTTGCCCCAAGAGCGGACTAGGGTTGAACTGATTGCGAAACGAGTTGCATCTGGCGACGTTGTAAGCCATGCCTCAAGCGAGTTGAATAAAAGCTCAATCGGCTGATCCGCCTTGAGAAACCGCTCAAGCATGATCTCGATCTGAAAACCTTTGTGGAGTTCCTCATTCGCTCCAATACGATCTAATTCCTCGGCTATCTCCTGCGAAGTTGGAGCCCAATCGCGCATCGACCGACGGAGCCATGCACCTTCCTGGTCGGAGAGTCCCGGCAGGGAAAGCCTACTTCGCGCTTCCTGCAAGAGGCTAGTACGCATAAATGCGAAATATCCCCGCTTCCCACAGAAATCAATCAGTTCTCCGAGCGTCTGAGAACTAAGCCGAGTGACATAGGGAGCAAGACCTTCGAGCTGCCGGAGTGACAAACGGTCGTCGGGGCGTATCTTGTAGGCTCCCGTAAAAAAGTACCGGTCGATGTGTTCGAAAGGGTCATCGTCATCCCGCCAGCCTTCGATGGACGATTGTGCAAGCCGCCGCATCTGATCCGTTGAAACGTGTAAAGCTGCTTGGACGAACGCCTTGCGTCTTCCCACTTGATCCCAGTGCTTCACCAACAAAATCTCGCCGTCCGCAACCGGAATGTCCCGAATAATTCTTGCAAGGGCGTGCTCCATCTCGCCGTCGTCTGTGTCGGACATGTCATCAAGTTTCAAGAGCCATTCGCTAGCTACTGGCATCAGTTCTGAAGACCAGATTTCGGGCATCACGAAGAGAAAGTGCCAATCTCGCTCTAGGTAGGCCAAGTACTCTTTCGTCGCAGTGCGATCACCAGCCCTAGCTCTGCTGAAAAGCGATGATCGATCCACGGGGCACAGGTCCGGCACTTCTTTAAGAAATTCGATTTCAGGAGCAAGTTCAATCCAACATGCGAACGCATACGTCCGGAGCCATTCGGACTCTTTCAGGTCTGTCCAGATGAGCTGAAATTCATCGAGCGATTCAGGACTTATTGGGTTGCCTCCATGCTTGCTCTCCCAGTTTTCTTTCCATGTCGTCGCGTAATGGCTGAGACCCCGGGCCCTTTCCCTCCACCATGCCAGTCTGGTCGTGAGAAAGCGGATTGCCACGGGATGGTCGACATGGTCCAGAATTGCGACGATAGCCCGTTCAAAGCGTTCCTCCTTCCCAATCTCGGTCAGATATTGCAGAACCGGAATACAATACCCATGTCTTCCGGCGAAACCGACATCCGTTAAGAACCGTGCTTGTTCGCTTAGCCGTGACGGATTTTCTGTGCTGTCGTCTAGAAGGAGGATCGTCTCAAGGATCGGAGCAAGCAGCGTTGATGGTTGGTCGCCAGCGCAACGCAAAGCAGCCCACAGAATCGGCATGAGAATTCGCTTCTTTGCGTCCTCAGATGCGCGCCTCCAAAGGGACGCGATCGCCGGTTTCAACGCTGCAAGGCCTAGATATCCAGCAAGTGTCAGTGCACCATTGAGCAGACCAACATTCAACTCGTTCTGCAATATCTCAACAATTCCAGCCACGAGTTCATCTCGGTGCTGTTCATCCGCTTCCTTCAGCAACTGTTCGAACCAGTGGTTAATCGAACTAGGCGCAAAGTCGCGTGCGAGCGTCAAGGCTCCTGCCCTAGCATCGCCGCAACGCAGTCTCGCATCCCAGAGAAGTGGATCGTTCTTTCGGGACTCTGTCACTTCAAGGGTGAATGGCGTTTCAGCTTCCCGGAGCAGCTGTACAGCGTGGCGCATCGGGGCGGAAGATCGCCGGGCCTCCGAAAGCCAGGTCCCAGCTCGTTCTACTAGCTGCCGCCCATAGCCATTCAATGGGCGCGTCACAAAGCGCAGAGATGCGACCAACGCGGCGGGACTTTCCTTCGCGACACGAGTCAAGACGTCGTTTCCAAACTCGCTTCGTGCCAAGCACCGCCCTAGGTAGGGAACGTAGTAAGGATCACAAGCAAGAGTCCAGTCAGTTGAAGACCCGTGCAGGATCGCTTTGAGGGCGTTCGCTATACAGAACTCAAGGAGACGATCATGTCGAAACTCGAGGACACGAAGCGTACCTGTCTCTCGGATTCTGCATATATGTCCTTGTGCCGCTACCGAATCGAGGCGCTGGAGATTGAGAGCACTTGCTGCAAACCAATTCTGAAGTTCGGCCCAGCTTGGATGGAAAGATCGGCGTATCACCATCTGGCGCGCAAGCTCTTCGATCGCGGTGATATACGATTCATCCGACTCACCTCTAACTGAAGCCAAATCACGCATGGAACTTCGAATGAAAGTGCCAATTGCATCAAAACACAGCTCCATCGGTTGAGAGCTTGAGGACACACGAAGCATGCGAACAAACAATCCAACCAGAATCGGGTCATCTTCTAGGGCGTCAGCGTAACGATTGATCTCTATGTCGGAAAATACTCGTTGTGCCGTTCTGAGTAGGACGAGAGTTTCTGGTCTCGTAAACCGTGTAAGATGCAGCACGTCTATCCAACTGCTCATTTCTGCGTCGGAACTGATCGAAGACCAATAGGAATCCCAAAGTGGGCATAAGACCTTCACTCTGCCCATCAGACGCACCCCCGTAGTTTGCGAAGAATCGGGGCGCAACCAGCTAAGCAGCTTCTTTATCGCACGCATCGGCGCATTCGATCGGTTGATATCGTCGACAACCAAGAGGATTGGCCCATGCTCTGCGCCCAATGCGATGGTGGCGGTTCCTGCGTCACTTCCGATTTTTGGATGAAGCGCACTCAGGACGATTCGAATTGCATCCGACAAACTCAGCGAATGTTCTACGGCCTCCGACGAGAGCCACAAGCCGATACCGCCCTTTGCGACATGGCTCCGAAGAACGCCTAAGGCGGTCACACTCTTACCCACACCAGAAGAGCCAACGAGTAGGTGCATATATGCCGAGGGGTTCTGCAGCCTCTGCAGGACCAGTGCATTGGATTTAGTTTCCGTCGGAGCGAAATAATCGAACATCGCGACGTCGTTGGCATAACCGACGACGTTTGCATCGCTCAGCTTCTGAAGCAACGGTAAGGAGATTTGATCCGCATCGATACCAAGATGTTCCTGTCTCAGCCACTGCCCAACGGGATTCATGTCTAAGAAGTCCCGGAGTCTGCTTTGCTCAAGAAAGCGAACTTCCACTCCCGCCAACTGGCCCATCGTGCGAGCGCCCGCCTCCAAATCCAAAGGCAGATTCCGATTCGTAGCCAGATAGACAATAAAGGAGCCGGTTGGATTTTCCTGACGCAGCGCTGTTGCCCGCTTAATCGCTTTGGTCAAGTCGCCATCCTCTGACGGTTTCCTCTTTTTCGGCCTGGCCTTCGATGATCCGGACTTCGCTGGCGTTGACTTGCTCGCATCAGTCGGGAGTGGTGCGAGCCATTTGGCTTTCAGACTTGCGAGGTTCGTCGTGGTTGCCGCAACCATGACGAATTGTGGAGGCTCCACTCCTGGGACGCGACAAAAGCCGTCAAGGGGGGAGGGAACAGTTTTCTGCTGTGCATTCATCCCCGAATGAATGACTGCACGGCAATCGATTGCGAGTTCTCGGAGCGACCTGATCGCGAGCAATTCGTACGTCGCGTCATTCAGTCTTTCTAGTGCTTCAGCTGTTGTCATTGAGCCGGAAATACCAGTAAGCGAGCTTCACGGAGTTGATCTGCTGTTTCATGTCGGTCGCCTTTTAGTCGGAAAGCGTTCTTCCATCCTAAGCGATTCAAACGCTGAGATTGAGGCCGGAGGAAGCCTCCTCCCTCGCTCCATCACCCAGTGATTCCGCTAGGCGCCTCGCATCTGTGCATCCAGTCGATCCGTCTGCTCTTTGACCTGGCTGAGCGTGCGATAACCCCGTTCTGCGAGAGCGGTCATCGAGATGATGAGCCACGCCACCCATCGAGAAAGATCTCTTAAATCTACGAGTTGAACTTCATCGAACTCCGCACGATGAACAGCACGGGATCGTAGGCCATACAAGTCTCTCAATCGGCTCTTCATTTTAGAGTAGTCCTCTACGGTCCAAACCTGATAACCGGAAAACGTCAAAATCGTGGCCATACCACGTGCGTTTGCTTCGGTGATGTTTTCCTCTTGGAATGCGAAGAAGCATTCCACGCATGACCACAATTTGACGAAGCGCATCGTCGTATTCCGGTCGCCGTGAGCATCTGCGAACCAGTACAAGGCGCGCTCAATCGACTGTTGCAATCGCGTTTTCTCTTCCTCGGATGAAAGAGCGGACAACTGATTGAGAAAGCAATGCTCCCTCAAGTAGTCAATTAGTTTCGCATCCAACGGCAACTTCTGATCTTCTCCCCAAAGCCGGGAGACAGTCGGATCTCCACCATCTGCATCCCAACGGAAGATCGATGTCGGCATCGTTTGCCTGTGTGGCGACAAGCCAGCCCGGAGGTGCGATCTCCAGATCGAACCCTCATATAAGATCGCTCCGCACACCGCAAGAATGCCAATCACCAAAAGAGTTTGGTGGTCGAACCGTTCCAGAGAGACTTCTGGGCTTCCTTCTGTCTTGCCGATTAGCCACAGTCCTTTAGAGAAGTCTCGTTCGATCCAATCCTCTGTGATGGCCCCGCCGAACTGGACAACGCTCATCAACTTCATATCAGGCTTGTAGATCGAAATCGTTCCCAACTCGACTTTGTCCAGATCTTTCAGTTCCAATCCATCGAGCATTACGAGATGAAATCGCTCCTTGACCGTCGCCATAAGGCTCCCTGCGCATTCTTGAATGAATTCATCGGCATCCGGTTGGAGTGAACGTTTAATCCATCCTTCGTAGCTGGTGTGAACTTGTAGGGCGATCTCGTGCTGCGAACAAGCCTTTCGCAGTGCCGGGTCGTTCTCCATGATGGTCGTGATTCGGCGCAGTGCTGAGATTCCGGCCTCAGAGAGTGGGTGGCTGTTCTCGTCGGTGCGGACGGTGGGATGAACTAAGCCGACCGC
Coding sequences:
- a CDS encoding ATP-binding protein, yielding MTKAIKRATALRQENPTGSFIVYLATNRNLPLDLEAGARTMGQLAGVEVRFLEQSRLRDFLDMNPVGQWLRQEHLGIDADQISLPLLQKLSDANVVGYANDVAMFDYFAPTETKSNALVLQRLQNPSAYMHLLVGSSGVGKSVTALGVLRSHVAKGGIGLWLSSEAVEHSLSLSDAIRIVLSALHPKIGSDAGTATIALGAEHGPILLVVDDINRSNAPMRAIKKLLSWLRPDSSQTTGVRLMGRVKVLCPLWDSYWSSISSDAEMSSWIDVLHLTRFTRPETLVLLRTAQRVFSDIEINRYADALEDDPILVGLFVRMLRVSSSSQPMELCFDAIGTFIRSSMRDLASVRGESDESYITAIEELARQMVIRRSFHPSWAELQNWFAASALNLQRLDSVAAQGHICRIRETGTLRVLEFRHDRLLEFCIANALKAILHGSSTDWTLACDPYYVPYLGRCLARSEFGNDVLTRVAKESPAALVASLRFVTRPLNGYGRQLVERAGTWLSEARRSSAPMRHAVQLLREAETPFTLEVTESRKNDPLLWDARLRCGDARAGALTLARDFAPSSINHWFEQLLKEADEQHRDELVAGIVEILQNELNVGLLNGALTLAGYLGLAALKPAIASLWRRASEDAKKRILMPILWAALRCAGDQPSTLLAPILETILLLDDSTENPSRLSEQARFLTDVGFAGRHGYCIPVLQYLTEIGKEERFERAIVAILDHVDHPVAIRFLTTRLAWWRERARGLSHYATTWKENWESKHGGNPISPESLDEFQLIWTDLKESEWLRTYAFACWIELAPEIEFLKEVPDLCPVDRSSLFSRARAGDRTATKEYLAYLERDWHFLFVMPEIWSSELMPVASEWLLKLDDMSDTDDGEMEHALARIIRDIPVADGEILLVKHWDQVGRRKAFVQAALHVSTDQMRRLAQSSIEGWRDDDDPFEHIDRYFFTGAYKIRPDDRLSLRQLEGLAPYVTRLSSQTLGELIDFCGKRGYFAFMRTSLLQEARSRLSLPGLSDQEGAWLRRSMRDWAPTSQEIAEELDRIGANEELHKGFQIEIMLERFLKADQPIELLFNSLEAWLTTSPDATRFAISSTLVRSWGKRNHLAILENCSFAQNSAGEEMLGDSRYDVFKRSLE
- a CDS encoding HEPN domain-containing protein is translated as MTAKEKRIIGADLKTLFSLKAFLVLNTIEEWKAVGLVHPTVRTDENSHPLSEAGISALRRITTIMENDPALRKACSQHEIALQVHTSYEGWIKRSLQPDADEFIQECAGSLMATVKERFHLVMLDGLELKDLDKVELGTISIYKPDMKLMSVVQFGGAITEDWIERDFSKGLWLIGKTEGSPEVSLERFDHQTLLVIGILAVCGAILYEGSIWRSHLRAGLSPHRQTMPTSIFRWDADGGDPTVSRLWGEDQKLPLDAKLIDYLREHCFLNQLSALSSEEEKTRLQQSIERALYWFADAHGDRNTTMRFVKLWSCVECFFAFQEENITEANARGMATILTFSGYQVWTVEDYSKMKSRLRDLYGLRSRAVHRAEFDEVQLVDLRDLSRWVAWLIISMTALAERGYRTLSQVKEQTDRLDAQMRGA